One stretch of Eupeodes corollae chromosome 2, idEupCoro1.1, whole genome shotgun sequence DNA includes these proteins:
- the LOC129946734 gene encoding nucleolar MIF4G domain-containing protein 1 homolog — protein MAKPKGKKNKKTHVIEKPKTRKEQRKEKKLLKKENKRNYFSKSFKTKITSEAGGDNRTIAHRGLPPPPKSDDDDEDEIPSDFSDEEVDAIMKVPKKPEKQPVKKPKVQVPGRLDPDEIHRRELAKQKDLERASEKKRMKQLKVANEEEDIIISRLEKKLRIKKSKDKKRLVQKMFNDGLDYALEFCLDDDENDNKKSKNKKQTSQEDEFNSDFEEGMDDDEGDDEPMTDDGSFGEGDDDDSDGSESDASADEAPKVKEDIYGRKRDADGNIISESTPAPTTGKYVPPHQRAAAAAAGASEGNSNRKEQLDRLSKNCKGFLNRLSEVNLHKISNSIEKLYMSHSRHDMNETLYNLLSEALLTKSLCKERMIQEHVVLLAYLHASVGTEIGAHFLQMFVVKFDEHLRNITANTDIENKQLNNLVLILSYLYLFKIFEHNLLLELIGKLGDNLCEKTVECLLLIFQSVGFKLRKDDPLAFKNMMNGIQKKIAESSMEMKENLRLKFMVDILNAVKNNNINKIPQFDPELGENLRKKLKAMLTNDKYVITLNITIDDLLRADEVGKWWIVGSAWSGNIKDINAANKSSSSLPKQERFSEKLLALAKQQKMNTDDRKNIFCIVMSAEDYVDAFEKILHLALKDQRSIAYVIIHCSLNEAKYNPYYAHLAQKFCQHNRKYQLAFQFASWDRINDIARLSKPQIKNLAKFLLHLIQQGGLALSVLKVVNFVDLDKSNFILMKEVMVGILLSSEADCRQVFEKIAKNVKLSVFKNSIRLFMQHFLLKNEASLKLDEEKMTQLKRRIDFIDKLLAYVDL, from the exons ATGGCCAAACCAAagggaaaaaagaataaaaagactCATGTCATCGAGAAAcccaaaacaagaaaagaacaACGCAAGGAAAAGAAACTCCTCAAGAAGGAAAACAAACGTAATTACTTCTCAAAATCATTCAAAACGAAGATAACTTCTGAGGCAGGTGGTGATAACAGAACTATCGCTCACCGGGGTCTTCCACCACCGCCTAAgagtgacgacgacgatgaagatgaaATCCCATCTGACTTCTCAGATGAAGAAGTCGATGCAATTATGAAAGTGCCGAAGAAACCGGAAAAACAGCCGGTCAAAAAGCCAAAAGTTCAAGTTCCAGGACGTCTAGATCCCGATGAAATCCATCGTCGTGAATTGGCCAAACAAAAAGACTTAGAAAGAGCATCGGAGAAGAAACGAATGAAGCAACTGAAAGTTGCCAATGAGGAGGAAGACATAATCATCTCGAGATTGGAGAAGAAACTGAGGATAAAAAAGAGCAAGGACAAGAAACGTCTGGTCCagaaaatgttcaatgatgGTTTAGATTATGCTCTGGAATTTTGCCTTGATGACGATGAAAATGATAACAAAAAGtctaaaaacaagaaacaaactTCCCAAGAAGACGAATTTAACTCTGACTTCGAAGAAGGAATGGATGATGATGAAGGGGACGACGAACCAATGACTGATGATGGGTCTTTCGGAGAAGGTGATGATGACGATAGTGATGGGTCTGAGAGTGATGCCAGCGCCGATGAAGCTCCCAAAG tcaAGGAAGACATCTATGGGCGTAAACGTGACGCCGATGGCAACATCATCTCCGAGTCTACCCCAGCTCCAACTACTGGCAAATATGTCCCACCACATCAACGTGCagctgcagcagcagcaggagcATCAGAAGGCAACAGCAATCGCAAGGAACAGCTCGACCGTTTGAGTAAGAACTGCAAAGGTTTCCTCAACAGGTTGTCCGAGGTGAATCTTCACAAAATTTCCAACAGTATCGAAAAGCTCTACATGTCTCATTCCCGACATGATATGAATGAAACTCTCTACAATCTCCTTTCCGAAGCTCTTCTAACTAAATCCCTCTGCAAAGAGAGAATGATTCAGGAACACGTCGTGTTATTGGCCTATCTGCATGCCTCCGTAGGCACCGAGATTGGTGCCCATTTTCTCCAAATGTTTGTCGTCAAATTCGATGAACATCTTCGCAACATCACCGCCAACACCGACATCGAAAATAAGCAACTCAACAACTTGGTCCTTATCCTTTCATATCTCTACCTATTTAAGATTTTCGAACACAACCTTCTCCTGGAACTGATAGGAAAGCTGGGAGATAACCTCTGTGAGAAGACAGTCgaatgtttgttgttgattttccaATCGGTGGGATTCAAGCTCCGAAAGGATGATCCATTGGCCTTCAAGAACATGATGAATggtattcaaaagaaaatagcAGAATCTTCGATGGAAATGAAGGAGAACCTGCGTCTCAAGTTCATGGTGGACATTCTCAATGCCGTGAAGAATAACAACATCAATAAAATCCCTCAATTTGACCCGGAACTTGGAGAGAATCTGCGAAAGAAACTCAAGGCTATGCTGACCAATGACAAATACGTCATCACACTCAACATAACAATCGACGATCTGTTGAGAGCCGACGAAGTGGGAAAATGGTGGATTGTGGGCTCAGCTTGGAGTGGAAACATCAAGGACATCAACGCGGCGAATAAATCTTCTTCATCGCTGCCCAAACAGGAGCGATTCAGTGAGAAGCTTCTGGCCCTTGCGAAACAACAGAAAATGAATACCGACGATAGGAAGAACATCTTCTGCATCGTCATGAGTGCGGAGGACTATGTGGACGCCTTCGAGAAGATTCTGCATCTCGCCTTGAAGGACCAACGTAGCATAGCCTATGTGATCATCCACTGCAGCCTCAACGAGGCGAAGTACAACCCCTACTATGCGCACTTGGCTCAGAAGTTCTGTCAGCACAATAGGAAGTACCAACTGGCCTTCCAATTCGCCTCATGGGACCGGATAAATGACATTGCCCGCCTGAGCAAGCCGCAGATCAAGAATCTGGCTAAGTTCTTGCTGCATTTGATTCAGCAAGGTGGGCTGGCGCTCTCAGTATTGAAGGTGGTTAACTTCGTGGACTTGGATAAGTCAAACTTCATCCTTATGAAGGAGGTAATGGTGGGAATTCTACTCTCGTCTGAAGCCGATTGTCGACAAGTCTTCGAGAAGATCGCAAAGAATGTGAAGCTGAGCGTCTTCAAGAACAGCATACGACTGTTCATGCAGCATTTCCTATTGAAGAACGAAGCTTCCCTGAAACTCGACGAAGAGAAGATGACACAGCTTAAGCGAAGAATAGATTTTATAGATAAACTTTTAGCCTATGTCGATCTTTag